Proteins from a genomic interval of Caldicellulosiruptor diazotrophicus:
- a CDS encoding sugar phosphate nucleotidyltransferase, translating into MKGIIMAGGSGTRLRPLTVSLPKPMIPFFGRPVMEYAIKLFKTHGIFEIATTLQYHPDKIINYFEDGQKWGVCIQHFIEDRPLGTAGSVKNAKGFLDETFVVLSGDGITNADLTRAVEFHKQKGSKVTIVLKEVEIPIEYGIVLTDEEGRIQRFFEKPSWSEVFSNLANTGIYIIEPEILDFIEDGKPFDFSKDLFPKLLKEKVPMFGFKMDGYWCDIGDVGSYIKAHRDVFRLGGILDLDLKSSKISKYSNISPNAKISQSVFIGSECEIEDDVEIGEFCVIGDGVKIAKGTKLERAILWSGSFIGKNCELKSCIICSKSILKDYVRVSEKAVVGENNLLKDFVEVKAEAKIWPEKTIESGTVIDENIYWGTEVIKSVFWVRGITGDFNQEITPQFAIKLGNSIGSVFDRNARILIGDDYTERSSVIRKAIETGCQITGARLYRTRGVILPIFRYIVKDYYDAGIYVRSRGNSIRIEIFDQNGMNIDKSLERKIENLFVTCDFRTSSNINFVNELVSSPLEMYFARLEETFESSRFKGLKVCIVSEDKSIISLFDRISERYALKSTLISGGSKQCIENLKNMCMQSEYDAGFLIDRQGEHFIMMLGDCTVYGEKLKMLLAWLEMKKFKNNHIILPEFFKAFLNDVDKLLDVPVKYTGNEIRDYMKVILEHGINYFFYYDAVSSVMLILEKLAEVKDLIEKVKKLDEVHVLK; encoded by the coding sequence ATGAAAGGTATTATAATGGCAGGCGGGTCTGGGACAAGGCTCAGACCATTGACTGTGTCACTTCCAAAGCCGATGATACCTTTTTTTGGCAGACCAGTTATGGAGTATGCAATAAAACTTTTCAAAACCCATGGTATTTTTGAAATAGCAACAACTCTTCAATATCATCCTGACAAGATAATCAACTATTTTGAGGATGGGCAAAAGTGGGGGGTTTGTATTCAACACTTTATTGAGGACAGGCCTCTTGGCACAGCAGGTTCTGTCAAGAATGCAAAAGGGTTTTTAGATGAGACTTTTGTTGTCTTGAGCGGGGATGGAATTACAAATGCAGACCTCACAAGAGCTGTAGAGTTTCATAAGCAGAAGGGCAGCAAGGTCACAATTGTATTAAAAGAGGTTGAAATACCAATAGAGTATGGTATTGTTCTTACAGACGAAGAAGGAAGGATTCAAAGGTTTTTTGAGAAGCCTTCATGGAGTGAAGTTTTTTCGAATCTTGCAAATACAGGTATTTATATAATTGAGCCAGAGATACTCGACTTTATAGAAGATGGCAAACCATTTGATTTTAGCAAGGATTTATTTCCAAAACTATTAAAAGAAAAAGTGCCCATGTTTGGGTTTAAGATGGATGGTTACTGGTGTGATATTGGAGATGTGGGAAGCTATATTAAAGCTCACAGGGATGTATTTAGACTTGGTGGAATACTTGACCTTGATTTGAAAAGTTCTAAAATTTCTAAGTATTCTAATATTTCACCAAACGCTAAGATAAGCCAAAGTGTGTTTATTGGAAGTGAGTGTGAGATAGAAGACGATGTTGAAATAGGCGAGTTTTGTGTAATTGGTGATGGTGTAAAGATTGCAAAAGGAACTAAGCTGGAAAGGGCTATACTTTGGAGTGGCAGTTTTATTGGTAAAAACTGTGAGCTCAAAAGCTGTATCATCTGCAGCAAATCCATTTTGAAAGACTATGTAAGAGTGTCTGAAAAGGCAGTGGTTGGTGAGAACAACCTTTTGAAAGATTTTGTTGAGGTTAAGGCAGAAGCTAAAATTTGGCCAGAAAAAACAATTGAGTCTGGCACAGTAATAGATGAAAACATCTACTGGGGGACAGAGGTTATTAAAAGTGTATTCTGGGTTCGTGGAATTACAGGTGATTTTAATCAGGAGATAACACCCCAGTTTGCAATAAAACTTGGGAATTCTATTGGTTCTGTATTTGATAGAAATGCAAGAATTTTAATTGGTGATGACTACACAGAAAGGAGCAGTGTTATTCGAAAAGCTATTGAAACAGGCTGCCAGATAACCGGTGCAAGACTTTACAGGACAAGAGGTGTAATACTTCCTATTTTTAGATACATTGTAAAGGACTATTATGACGCTGGCATTTATGTACGCTCAAGAGGAAATAGCATAAGGATTGAGATATTTGACCAAAACGGTATGAACATTGACAAGTCGCTTGAGAGAAAAATTGAAAATTTGTTTGTTACATGCGATTTCAGGACCTCTTCAAATATCAATTTTGTAAATGAACTTGTCTCATCACCGCTTGAGATGTACTTTGCAAGGCTTGAAGAGACGTTTGAAAGTTCCAGGTTCAAAGGGTTAAAGGTTTGTATAGTCTCGGAAGACAAATCTATAATTTCGCTTTTTGACAGGATTTCTGAGCGATATGCATTAAAGAGTACTTTAATCAGTGGGGGGTCTAAACAGTGTATAGAGAATCTTAAAAATATGTGTATGCAGAGCGAATATGATGCAGGGTTTTTGATTGACAGGCAAGGAGAACACTTTATCATGATGCTGGGAGACTGCACAGTGTACGGCGAAAAGCTCAAAATGCTACTTGCATGGCTTGAAATGAAAAAGTTTAAAAATAATCATATTATTTTGCCTGAGTTTTTCAAGGCGTTTTTGAATGATGTAGATAAGCTTTTAGATGTTCCTGTAAAATATACAGGAAATGAGATTAGAGATTATATGAAAGTTATTTTAGAGCATGGTATTAATTACTTTTTCTACTACGATGCAGTTTCGTCAGTAATGCTAATATTGGAAAAACTTGCTGAAGTGAAAGATTTGATAGAAAAAGTAAAAAAATTAGATGAAGTTCATGTGTTAAAATAG
- a CDS encoding glycosyltransferase family 4 protein, giving the protein MRILQLTWEYPPRIVGGISRVVRSISQKLSKDDNVYVITLSEDYERTEDHGNLKIFRVQVYPLNSLNFIDWVMMMNMALAEKAIYIAQSEGRFDIIHAHDWLVAFAARMVKHALRIPLVATIHATEHGRNGGIYTDMQKFIHNVEWWLTFEAWKVIVNSEFMKHECERIFSLTPDKCITIPNGIDYDEFANVEFDLEFRRKYALDNEKIVFFIGRHVYEKGIHILIEAFRKVLDNFYDAKLIIAGNGPMTGELYSKAHFLGLSNKVLFTGFISDEERKKLFKASDIAVFPSLYEPFGIVALEAMASGCVPVVSDIGGFSEIVKHFHNGLTFFCGNSNSLADMILLALKDDILRQKLSRQAQSDAKEIYSWDEIVKRLRNLYQMIVTEAKKMNWFSLN; this is encoded by the coding sequence TTGCGGATACTGCAGCTTACATGGGAATATCCACCAAGGATTGTTGGTGGCATCTCAAGGGTAGTAAGAAGCATCTCACAAAAGCTTTCCAAGGACGATAATGTGTATGTTATTACCCTCTCAGAAGACTATGAAAGGACAGAAGATCATGGGAATCTTAAGATATTTAGAGTTCAAGTGTATCCACTGAATTCCCTTAACTTTATCGACTGGGTCATGATGATGAACATGGCACTTGCTGAAAAGGCTATATATATTGCACAAAGTGAAGGCAGATTTGACATAATTCATGCGCATGATTGGCTTGTAGCATTCGCTGCGCGGATGGTAAAACATGCTCTTCGAATTCCATTGGTTGCAACAATTCACGCAACAGAACATGGACGCAATGGTGGTATATATACAGATATGCAGAAGTTTATCCACAATGTTGAGTGGTGGCTGACATTTGAAGCGTGGAAAGTAATTGTGAACTCTGAGTTTATGAAACACGAATGTGAAAGGATTTTCAGCTTAACACCAGACAAATGCATTACAATTCCAAATGGTATAGATTATGATGAGTTTGCAAATGTAGAGTTTGATTTGGAATTCAGAAGAAAATATGCATTGGACAATGAAAAAATAGTTTTTTTTATTGGAAGACATGTGTACGAAAAAGGAATTCACATCTTGATAGAAGCTTTCAGAAAAGTACTTGATAACTTCTACGATGCAAAGCTAATAATCGCAGGCAATGGTCCAATGACAGGTGAACTTTATTCAAAAGCTCACTTTTTAGGGCTTTCAAATAAAGTGTTATTTACAGGCTTTATTTCTGACGAAGAAAGGAAAAAACTGTTTAAAGCTTCTGATATTGCTGTATTTCCAAGCCTTTACGAGCCTTTTGGGATAGTTGCTTTAGAAGCAATGGCATCAGGATGTGTACCAGTGGTATCTGACATAGGAGGTTTTTCTGAGATTGTTAAACACTTTCACAATGGACTTACTTTTTTCTGTGGAAATTCAAATTCGCTTGCTGATATGATTTTGCTTGCTTTGAAAGATGATATACTTCGACAGAAATTGTCAAGACAAGCACAGTCTGATGCAAAAGAAATTTATTCATGGGATGAGATAGTGAAAAGACTTAGAAATTTATACCAGATGATTGTTACAGAAGCAAAAAAGATGAATTGGTTTTCACTAAATTAG